Proteins encoded by one window of Nasonia vitripennis strain AsymCx chromosome 5, Nvit_psr_1.1, whole genome shotgun sequence:
- the LOC100122820 gene encoding methionine--tRNA ligase, mitochondrial isoform X1 yields the protein MAASLLRSGNRVITLLDTVRKTGDLVTLTSKRSIMASRPRMEKVLEDLQRNPYFDKYAQKIAKLQETSPEEFLARIEEKESKLKEEKVFSRCLRQTRKSPLSWSVTSHLWRSNTVHKQIMVRAYSQAAADYKYITTPIFYVNAAPHIGHLYTAVLADSIARFNSMQGHVTVLNTGTDEHGNKVQQAAKSFNVPTDQYCKITSQKFRDMCDTFDVDYATFIRTTDPAHQETVQNFWRLLEERNHIYKGKYAGWYCVSEEAFLSNQDLIEKKTASGETIRVSAESGHVVEWAEEENYKFRLSAFQDDLKHWLKDEKVVQPSTFHKILLQWVEEGSCMADLSISRPANRSPWGIPTPSDPNQTIYVWLDALVNYLTALGYPDQKFKEFWPPTVQVIGKDILKFHGIYWPAFLIAAGLEPPKTLFCHSHWTVDGEKMSKSRGNVVSPFDAAQQFTTEGLRYFLLRDSVPHNDSNYSTERVLNILNSELADTLGNLVSRCTGKVVNPKSEIPSAAIYAKELKSEPAETLRKSMESLGEITKQHYESFYVHHAIDAVMSTLRSANIMIEHHKPWVLRKEPDNEIAITELKSVIALALEATRISAIALYPVVPKLSCNLLDFLNVPNNARLWKDTKPKYLESPPSADFEHFGHKNTILFPKIKLKA from the exons ATGGCAGCATCGTTACTTCGAAGTGGTAATAGAGTCATCACGCTCCTGGACACCGTCAGGAAAACGGGGGACCTTGTtactctaacctcaaaacgaTCCATCATGGCGAGCCGGCCGAGAATGGAGAAGGTCCTCGAAGATCTCCAAAGGAATCCGTACTTCGACAAGTATGCCCAAAAGATCGCGAAACTCCAGGAAACCAGCCCCGAGGAGTTCCTCGCGAGAATCGAGGAAAAGGAGAGCAAGCTCAAGGAAGAGAAAG TTTTCTCAAGATGTTTGAGACAAACCCGAAAATCGCCACTGTCATGGAGTGTTACATCCCACTTATGGAGATCAAATACTGTTCACAAACAAATTATGGTTAGAGCATATTCACAAGCAGCAGCTGATTATAAATACATAACGACGCCAATTTTTTATGTCAATGCAG CTCCACACATCGGACACTTGTACACCGCGGTTTTGGCAGATTCGATTGCGAGATTTAATTCAATGCAAGGTCATGTAACTGTATTAAACACTGGAACTGACGAGCATGGTAATAAGGTTCAACAAGCAGCAAAATCGTTCAATGTACCCACGGATCAGTACTGCAAAATCACGTCGCAGAAATTTAGAGATATGTGCGATACTTTTGACGTTGATTACGCCACATTTATAAGAACTACAGATCCCGCTCATCAAGAAACGGTTCAAAACTTTTGG aGGCTTCTCGAAGAAAGAAACCATATTTACAAGGGTAAATATGCGGGCTGGTACTGTGTTTCTGAGGAAGCGTTTTTATCGAATCAAGACTTGATTGAGAAGAAGACAGCATCTGGTGAAACTATCAGAGTCTCTGCAGAATCTGGTCACGTTGTTGAATGGGCCGAAGAAGAGAATTACAAATTTCGACTAAGCGCATTTCAAGATGACTTAAAACATTGGTTAAAAGATG AAAAAGTCGTTCAACCTTCGACTTtccataaaattttattacagtGGGTCGAAGAAGGATCGTGTATGGCAGATCTAAGCATTTCCAGACCAGCAAATAGATCCCCTTGGGGTATTCCCACACCAAGTGATCCGAATCAAACGATTTACGTATGGCTTGATGCTTtagtaaattatttaacagCGTTGGGATATCCTGACCAGAAGTTCAAAGAATTTTGGCCACCCACAGTACAA gTGATCGGCAAAGATATCTTAAAGTTCCACGGCATTTATTGGCCTGCATTTTTAATAGCAGCTGGATTGGAACCtccaaaaactttattttgtCATTCGCATTGGACCGTCGATGGTGAGAAAATGTCTAAATCGAGAGGTAATGTTGTATCGCCATTTGATGCTGCTCAACAATTTACGACGGAAGGCTTGCGATACTTTCTTCTTAGAGATTCAGTACCTCATAACGATTCAA attACAGTACAGAAAGGGTTTTGAATATCTTGAATTCCGAGTTAGCCGATACTTTAGGAAACTTAGTTAGCAGATGTACGGGTAAAGTTGTCAACCCCAAAAGTGAGATTCCAAGTGCAGCGATCTATGCTAAAGAGCTTAAATCTGAACCAGCAGAAACACTGAGAAAGAGCATGGAATCTCTCGGAGAAATTACTAAACAACACTACGAATCCTTTTACGTCCATCACGCCATAGACGCAGTGATGTCTACTCTGAGAAGTGCTAATATTATGATTGAACATCACAAGCCTTGGGTCCTTAGAAAAGAACCCGACAATGAAATCGCTATCACCGAATTAAAATCAGTGATTGCATTAGCATTGGAGGCTACCAGAATTAGTGCTATAGCTCTATACCCAGTAGTGCCGAAGTTAAGTTGCAACTTGCTAGACTTTTTAAATGTACCGAATAATGCAAGACTTTGGAAAGACACAAAACCAAAGTATTTGGAATCTCCACCATCGGCAgattttgaacattttggACATAAAAATACGATCTTGTTTCCTAAAATTAAACTGAAGGCGTAa
- the LOC100122820 gene encoding methionine--tRNA ligase, mitochondrial isoform X2, with amino-acid sequence MVRAYSQAAADYKYITTPIFYVNAAPHIGHLYTAVLADSIARFNSMQGHVTVLNTGTDEHGNKVQQAAKSFNVPTDQYCKITSQKFRDMCDTFDVDYATFIRTTDPAHQETVQNFWRLLEERNHIYKGKYAGWYCVSEEAFLSNQDLIEKKTASGETIRVSAESGHVVEWAEEENYKFRLSAFQDDLKHWLKDEKVVQPSTFHKILLQWVEEGSCMADLSISRPANRSPWGIPTPSDPNQTIYVWLDALVNYLTALGYPDQKFKEFWPPTVQVIGKDILKFHGIYWPAFLIAAGLEPPKTLFCHSHWTVDGEKMSKSRGNVVSPFDAAQQFTTEGLRYFLLRDSVPHNDSNYSTERVLNILNSELADTLGNLVSRCTGKVVNPKSEIPSAAIYAKELKSEPAETLRKSMESLGEITKQHYESFYVHHAIDAVMSTLRSANIMIEHHKPWVLRKEPDNEIAITELKSVIALALEATRISAIALYPVVPKLSCNLLDFLNVPNNARLWKDTKPKYLESPPSADFEHFGHKNTILFPKIKLKA; translated from the exons ATGGTTAGAGCATATTCACAAGCAGCAGCTGATTATAAATACATAACGACGCCAATTTTTTATGTCAATGCAG CTCCACACATCGGACACTTGTACACCGCGGTTTTGGCAGATTCGATTGCGAGATTTAATTCAATGCAAGGTCATGTAACTGTATTAAACACTGGAACTGACGAGCATGGTAATAAGGTTCAACAAGCAGCAAAATCGTTCAATGTACCCACGGATCAGTACTGCAAAATCACGTCGCAGAAATTTAGAGATATGTGCGATACTTTTGACGTTGATTACGCCACATTTATAAGAACTACAGATCCCGCTCATCAAGAAACGGTTCAAAACTTTTGG aGGCTTCTCGAAGAAAGAAACCATATTTACAAGGGTAAATATGCGGGCTGGTACTGTGTTTCTGAGGAAGCGTTTTTATCGAATCAAGACTTGATTGAGAAGAAGACAGCATCTGGTGAAACTATCAGAGTCTCTGCAGAATCTGGTCACGTTGTTGAATGGGCCGAAGAAGAGAATTACAAATTTCGACTAAGCGCATTTCAAGATGACTTAAAACATTGGTTAAAAGATG AAAAAGTCGTTCAACCTTCGACTTtccataaaattttattacagtGGGTCGAAGAAGGATCGTGTATGGCAGATCTAAGCATTTCCAGACCAGCAAATAGATCCCCTTGGGGTATTCCCACACCAAGTGATCCGAATCAAACGATTTACGTATGGCTTGATGCTTtagtaaattatttaacagCGTTGGGATATCCTGACCAGAAGTTCAAAGAATTTTGGCCACCCACAGTACAA gTGATCGGCAAAGATATCTTAAAGTTCCACGGCATTTATTGGCCTGCATTTTTAATAGCAGCTGGATTGGAACCtccaaaaactttattttgtCATTCGCATTGGACCGTCGATGGTGAGAAAATGTCTAAATCGAGAGGTAATGTTGTATCGCCATTTGATGCTGCTCAACAATTTACGACGGAAGGCTTGCGATACTTTCTTCTTAGAGATTCAGTACCTCATAACGATTCAA attACAGTACAGAAAGGGTTTTGAATATCTTGAATTCCGAGTTAGCCGATACTTTAGGAAACTTAGTTAGCAGATGTACGGGTAAAGTTGTCAACCCCAAAAGTGAGATTCCAAGTGCAGCGATCTATGCTAAAGAGCTTAAATCTGAACCAGCAGAAACACTGAGAAAGAGCATGGAATCTCTCGGAGAAATTACTAAACAACACTACGAATCCTTTTACGTCCATCACGCCATAGACGCAGTGATGTCTACTCTGAGAAGTGCTAATATTATGATTGAACATCACAAGCCTTGGGTCCTTAGAAAAGAACCCGACAATGAAATCGCTATCACCGAATTAAAATCAGTGATTGCATTAGCATTGGAGGCTACCAGAATTAGTGCTATAGCTCTATACCCAGTAGTGCCGAAGTTAAGTTGCAACTTGCTAGACTTTTTAAATGTACCGAATAATGCAAGACTTTGGAAAGACACAAAACCAAAGTATTTGGAATCTCCACCATCGGCAgattttgaacattttggACATAAAAATACGATCTTGTTTCCTAAAATTAAACTGAAGGCGTAa
- the LOC100114338 gene encoding casein kinase 1 alpha 1-like protein: protein MSIIGIVNKNDFIVGGKYRLMRKIGSGSFGDIYLGINVSNGEEVAIKLENMRARHPQLLYESKLYKILHGGVGIPHIRWYGQEREYNVLVMDLLGPSLEDLFTFCSRKFTIKTVLMLADQMIGRIEFVHCKHFIHRDIKPDNFLMGIGRHCNKLFLIDFGLAKKFRDSRTRMHITYREDKNLTGTARYASINAHLGIEQSRRDDMESLGYVLMYFNRGSLPWQGLKAATKKQKYEKISEKKMATPVEVLCKGFPAEFSMYLNYCRGLRFEEGPDYMYLRQLFRILFRTLNYQYDYTFDWTMLKQKVAVSINNGLATTPGPGQSQLAQGQGAGQGQATAPAAQSGTR from the exons ATGTCGATCATCGGGATTGTCAACAAGAACGACTTCATCGTCGGCGGCAAGTACAGGCTTATGAGAAAGATTGGCTCCGGTTCCTTCGGCGACATCTACCTCGGCATCAACGTCTCCAATGGCGAG GAAGTGGCAATCAAATTGGAAAACATGCGCGCTCGCCATCCGCAGCTACTCTACGAATCCAAATTGTACAAGATATTACATGGTGGTGTAGGCATACCCCACATACGCtg gtaTGGACAAGAGCGAGAGTATAACGTTCTCGTAATGGACCTTTTAGGTCCTTCGCTAGAAGATTTATTTACGTTTTGTTCTCGCAAATTTACAATCAAGACAGTCCTCATGCTTGCTGATCAAATGATAGGCAGGATTGAATTTGTTCACTGCAAACACTTTATTCATAGAGACATCAAACCAGACAACTTTTTAATGGGCATTGGCCGTCACTGTAATAAG CTGTTCCTCATCGATTTTGGACTGGCTAAGAAATTCCGCGACAGCCGTACCCGAATGCACATTACATACCGCGAGGACAAGAATCTCACGGGCACAGCGAGGTACGCCTCCATCAATGCTCACCTCGGCATTGAGCAGAGTCGTCGGGACGACATGGAGTCTCTCGGTTACGTACTCATGTATTTCAATCGGGGATCGCTACCCTGGCAAGGCCTTAAAGCCGCGACAAAGAAACAGAAATACGAAAAAATTAGCGAAAAGAAAATGGCCACACCCGTCGAGGTTCTGTGTAAG GGCTTCCCAGCTGAATTCTCCATGTACCTAAATTATTGCCGAGGCTTGCGCTTTGAGGAGGGCCCGGATTACATGTACCTGCGCCAGTTATTCCGCATCCTCTTCCGCACGCTGAACTACCAATACGACTACACGTTCGACTGGACGATGCTCAAGCAGAAGGTCGCAGTCAGCATCAACAACGGCCTGGCAACGACGCCTGGCCCAGGACAGTCGCAGCTTGCGCAGGGCCAGGGAGCCGGCCAAGGCCAGGCAACGGCCCCAGCTGCTCAATCAG GAACGCGTTAA